A genomic window from Pecten maximus chromosome 6, xPecMax1.1, whole genome shotgun sequence includes:
- the LOC117329003 gene encoding transmembrane protein 33-like has product MADTGSGNTNNDQAPPTPPPPPQSVMGFMLSNKVEAGLWLTRLFTVICTFFFFIPIIGSGPHGFYQRALISNAATSALRLHQRIPNFQLNMAFLKMLMLEDSCHYLFFSLIFLNSYPITMALMPVFLFALLHACNYTKNVLNIMGPTFLQFVRNLIQKLQSQQVSVLRFVACTEIFIMPTIVFMMFTGRCSLFLPIIYYRFLTLRYSSRRNPYCRTLFSEMRMTVEYLTNKPQCPTILRTLCNKCIALIYRLAPQM; this is encoded by the exons ATGGCAGATACCGGCAGTGGCAATACTAATAATGACCAAGCTCCTCCTACTCCCCCGCCTCCTCCACAGAGTGTTATG GGTTTCATGTTATCCAACAAGGTTGAGGCTGGACTGTGGCTAACCCGACTCTTCACTGTCATTTGCACATTCTTCTTTTTTATCCCAATAATAGG AAGTGGTCCTCATGGTTTCTACCAGAGAGCTCTGATCAGCAATGCTGCTACCAGTGCCCTGCGCCTACACCAGCGGATTCCAAACTTCCAGCTAAATATGGCTTTTCTCAAGATGTTAATGCTGGAGGACAGTTGCCACTATCTCTTTTTCTCCCTGATCTTCCTCAACAGCTACCCAATCACCA TGGCACTAATGCCAGTATTTCTGTTTGCATTACTTCATGCCTGTAATTATACCAAGAATGTTCTTAAT ATAATGGGACCAACATTTCTCCAGTTTGTTAGGAATCTCATCCAAAAGCTACAGAGCCAACAAGTCAGTGTGTTACGCTTTGTCGCCTGTACCGAGATCTTCATCATGCCGACGATTGTCTTTATGATGTTTAC GGGTAGATGCAGTTTATTCCTGCCAATCATTTACTACAGATTTCTTACCCTGAGATATTCATCTCGCAGGAACCCCTACTGCAG GACCCTGTTCTCAGAGATGCGTATGACAGTGGAATACCTTACCAACAAGCCACAGTGTCCGACAATCCTACGGACACTATGTAACAAGTGTATAGCCCTTATCTACCGTCTCGCACCACAGATGTGA